A DNA window from Mucilaginibacter xinganensis contains the following coding sequences:
- a CDS encoding M1 family metallopeptidase, with amino-acid sequence MYKAFSLVLFGLMTCLVAKAQTAAPVFDVQHYRFAIQLTDANDTLKGQAEVRIKFLKDVNSFQLSLARPNDKGKGMLVSAVTEDTKNVPFTQDDELLTINASAKTNSLHSYNIVYQGIPADGLIISTNKFGHRTFFGDNWPNRAHNWLPCADYPGDKAQVDFVVTAPDHYGVISNGLKVEETVLPNHLKLTHWKETAQLPTKVMVIGVADFAIDHPGDAGSIPVYTYVFPENKEQGFKSYAIAKNILPFYIKNVGPFAYKKLANVQSKTIFGGMENAGAIFYFENSTTSPGIEELMAHEIAHQWFGDAASEKNFGHVWLSEGFATYMTNLYLENKYGIDTLKKREAADREMVLSFEKRRLTPIVDTAVKDDYMQLLNANSYQKGGWVLHMLRRKLGDEAFWKGIRNYYAKYNGGNAYTSGLQKIMEQAGGQDLKQFFEQWVYKTGHPDLDITWKYNAAKGIIELKVTQKQERLFKLQLEVATGKHLHTINVNERINIARFKVASKPKELKPDPNVNLLATFTVSEGN; translated from the coding sequence ATGTATAAAGCCTTTTCATTAGTTCTTTTTGGGTTGATGACCTGTTTAGTGGCCAAAGCACAGACTGCGGCCCCTGTTTTTGATGTGCAGCATTACCGGTTTGCCATACAGCTAACTGATGCAAACGACACTCTGAAAGGACAGGCAGAAGTGAGGATCAAGTTTCTGAAGGACGTCAACTCATTTCAGCTCAGCCTGGCACGGCCAAACGACAAGGGGAAAGGCATGTTGGTGTCTGCTGTAACAGAAGACACTAAAAACGTTCCTTTTACTCAGGATGATGAATTGTTAACTATTAATGCTTCGGCCAAAACAAACAGCCTGCACAGCTATAACATTGTTTACCAGGGTATCCCTGCGGACGGATTGATCATATCGACCAACAAATTTGGACACCGAACCTTTTTTGGTGATAACTGGCCTAATCGCGCCCACAACTGGCTGCCCTGTGCGGACTATCCCGGGGATAAGGCGCAGGTTGATTTTGTAGTTACCGCACCTGACCATTATGGCGTAATCTCAAACGGCTTAAAGGTGGAAGAAACCGTCCTTCCTAACCATTTGAAACTGACCCACTGGAAAGAAACCGCGCAGCTTCCCACAAAGGTAATGGTAATTGGCGTTGCTGATTTTGCCATAGATCATCCCGGCGATGCAGGCAGCATACCTGTTTACACCTATGTTTTCCCTGAAAACAAAGAGCAGGGCTTTAAAAGCTATGCTATAGCTAAAAACATCTTACCGTTTTACATAAAAAACGTTGGGCCTTTTGCCTATAAAAAACTTGCCAATGTGCAGTCAAAAACCATCTTCGGCGGGATGGAAAATGCCGGCGCTATCTTTTATTTTGAAAACTCAACTACTTCGCCCGGTATTGAAGAGCTGATGGCGCATGAAATTGCCCACCAATGGTTTGGCGATGCCGCCAGCGAAAAAAACTTCGGGCATGTTTGGCTGAGTGAAGGCTTTGCTACTTATATGACCAACCTGTACCTGGAAAATAAATACGGAATTGACACTTTAAAAAAACGTGAAGCAGCCGACCGGGAGATGGTACTTTCCTTTGAAAAAAGGCGACTTACCCCAATAGTTGATACGGCCGTAAAGGACGACTACATGCAGCTGCTAAATGCTAACAGCTATCAAAAAGGCGGCTGGGTACTGCACATGCTCCGCAGGAAACTTGGCGACGAAGCTTTTTGGAAAGGGATCAGGAACTATTATGCCAAATACAATGGCGGAAATGCCTATACCAGCGGCTTACAAAAGATAATGGAACAGGCCGGCGGACAGGACCTTAAGCAATTTTTTGAGCAATGGGTTTATAAAACCGGGCATCCGGATTTAGACATCACCTGGAAATATAATGCGGCTAAAGGAATAATAGAGCTGAAAGTTACCCAAAAACAGGAGCGCTTATTTAAGCTGCAATTAGAGGTAGCTACAGGTAAGCACCTGCACACCATAAACGTGAATGAAAGAATCAATATCGCCAGGTTTAAAGTTGCCTCAAAACCAAAAGAACTAAAGCCCGACCCCAACGTGAATTTATTGGCAACATTTACAGTGAGCGAAGGGAATTAG
- the hflX gene encoding GTPase HflX yields MKQKFYDTAVKQERAVLVGVITQGETDEQAKEYLEELEFLVATAGAETVKTFTQKLQKPDRATFVGSGRLEDIKAYVTAEEIDMVVFDDELTPSQLRNIENELQVKILDRNNLILDIFAGRAQSAQAKSQVELAQLQYLLPRLTRLWTHLERQKGGIGMRGPGESQIETDRRLILNKISLLKDKLKQIDRQNETQRKNRTQMVRVALVGYTNVGKSTIMNMISKSEVFAENKLFATLDTTVRKVVIENVPFLLSDTVGFIRKLPHQLVECFKSTLDEVREADILIHVVDISHHNFEDQISTVNETLKDIGAIDKKVITVFNKIDAFKPEQHQAEEQQEPITLHDFKNSWMAKNNSPAIFISATQKENIEEFRSLLYEEVKAIHTARYPYDQLLY; encoded by the coding sequence ATGAAGCAAAAATTTTATGATACTGCTGTGAAGCAGGAGCGTGCTGTTTTGGTTGGTGTAATAACACAGGGCGAAACAGATGAGCAGGCGAAGGAATATTTGGAAGAACTTGAATTTTTGGTGGCTACAGCCGGCGCTGAAACGGTAAAAACTTTCACACAAAAACTACAGAAGCCGGATCGCGCTACATTTGTTGGATCGGGCAGACTGGAAGACATTAAGGCTTACGTAACTGCCGAGGAAATTGATATGGTGGTTTTTGATGATGAGTTAACACCCTCGCAACTGCGGAATATTGAAAATGAATTGCAGGTAAAAATCCTGGATCGCAATAACCTTATCCTGGACATCTTTGCCGGAAGAGCGCAATCTGCACAGGCTAAATCGCAGGTTGAACTGGCGCAATTACAATACCTGTTGCCCAGGCTAACGAGATTGTGGACCCACCTTGAGCGCCAAAAGGGCGGTATAGGTATGCGCGGACCTGGTGAATCGCAAATAGAGACGGACAGGCGTTTGATCCTGAACAAGATCTCGTTACTTAAAGACAAGCTGAAGCAAATAGACAGGCAAAACGAAACACAGCGCAAAAACCGCACGCAGATGGTAAGGGTTGCTTTGGTAGGTTATACTAACGTAGGCAAGTCAACCATAATGAACATGATCTCCAAATCGGAGGTATTTGCGGAAAATAAGTTATTTGCAACGCTGGATACTACGGTAAGGAAGGTAGTAATAGAAAATGTGCCTTTTCTTTTATCAGATACGGTGGGATTTATCCGCAAGCTGCCACACCAATTGGTTGAATGCTTTAAATCAACCCTGGACGAGGTACGTGAAGCAGATATATTGATCCACGTGGTGGATATCTCGCACCACAACTTTGAAGACCAGATTAGTACGGTAAATGAAACTTTAAAGGATATTGGCGCAATAGATAAAAAGGTTATTACCGTTTTTAACAAAATTGATGCTTTTAAACCGGAGCAACACCAGGCGGAGGAGCAGCAAGAGCCAATAACACTGCATGATTTTAAAAACAGCTGGATGGCAAAAAACAACAGCCCTGCCATATTTATATCAGCCACTCAAAAGGAAAACATCGAGGAATTCAGAAGCTTATTATACGAAGAGGTAAAAGCGATCCATACCGCAAGATATCCTTACGATCAATTGTTATATTGA
- a CDS encoding undecaprenyl-diphosphate phosphatase, translated as MNIIHVIVLAIIEGLTEFLPVSSTGHMIIASSVMNIASDPFVKLFTIAIQLGAILSVVVLYYKRFLKSLNFYYKLFVAFIPAAVFGVLFSKKIDSLLESALTVGITMFVGGIILLFVDAWFNKPTVKEEKDISYLTALKIGFFQCLAMIPGTSRSAASIVGGMSQKLTRTAAAEFSFFLAVPTMFAATGKKLWDFHKEGHVFTGEEIKFLAVGNVIAFVIAMLAIKSFITFLEKKGFKIFGWYRIVLGAVIIGLIISGHDLKTI; from the coding sequence ATGAACATTATCCATGTTATTGTCCTGGCCATTATTGAAGGCCTGACAGAATTTTTACCGGTATCGTCAACCGGCCACATGATCATTGCTTCTTCTGTAATGAACATAGCATCTGATCCGTTTGTAAAGCTTTTTACCATTGCCATTCAATTAGGGGCAATTTTATCAGTAGTGGTACTGTACTATAAAAGGTTTTTAAAATCATTAAATTTTTATTACAAGCTTTTTGTTGCTTTTATACCTGCAGCTGTGTTTGGGGTATTGTTCAGTAAAAAGATAGACAGCCTGCTTGAAAGTGCCCTTACCGTTGGGATTACCATGTTTGTTGGCGGGATTATTTTACTATTTGTTGATGCCTGGTTTAATAAACCAACTGTAAAAGAAGAAAAAGATATTAGTTACCTTACTGCACTTAAGATTGGATTTTTTCAGTGTTTGGCTATGATACCGGGAACCTCGCGCTCTGCCGCTTCAATTGTTGGCGGGATGTCTCAAAAGCTCACCCGTACGGCGGCTGCTGAGTTTTCATTTTTTTTAGCGGTGCCAACCATGTTTGCAGCAACCGGGAAAAAACTTTGGGACTTTCATAAAGAGGGCCATGTTTTTACCGGCGAGGAGATTAAATTTTTGGCAGTGGGTAACGTAATAGCATTTGTAATTGCAATGCTCGCGATAAAATCTTTCATCACCTTTCTGGAGAAAAAAGGCTTTAAAATATTTGGCTGGTACCGGATAGTCTTGGGCGCTGTAATTATCGGCCTGATAATAAGCGGCCACGATCTGAAGACAATATAA
- a CDS encoding DUF3098 domain-containing protein, with protein MAQKITKPAAPVKTTTAAKPAYRSTTDAKPVSFIFGKENYRLLIISIAVVAFGFILMSGTTDIYSTTKIVIAPMVVLGGFALGFFAIFKKSVKVD; from the coding sequence ATGGCACAAAAAATAACCAAACCGGCTGCCCCGGTTAAAACCACCACTGCTGCCAAGCCAGCTTACAGATCAACAACAGACGCAAAACCGGTGAGCTTTATATTTGGTAAAGAAAATTATCGCCTGTTAATCATCAGCATTGCAGTGGTTGCGTTTGGTTTTATCCTGATGTCTGGCACAACTGATATTTATAGCACTACCAAAATTGTTATAGCGCCCATGGTTGTGTTAGGAGGTTTTGCCCTTGGCTTTTTTGCAATCTTTAAAAAGTCTGTAAAGGTTGATTAA
- a CDS encoding cell division protein FtsX: protein MEEFEASASAKKTKTIYISTVFGIAMVLSMIGLLGLILVEANNLSRYVKENIVLNIFVDDAAHETDVLQLQKQIEGNIMVKQTQYVSKELAARNLQKDLGEDFVKFLGYNPLSQSLDIYLKAEYANNADIEKLKAELLKNPLIKEVKYQKSLVDQMNENITTISLIILVFAGIFVILSVALINNTIRLAIYSQRFLIKSMQLVGATKGFIRKPFMLYGIWHGLLGGLIAILILIGTLSVAYKEIPDLIILRNYTEFGLIFVAIIGLGIFISGFSTFLAVNKFLRLKIYNLYR from the coding sequence ATGGAAGAATTTGAAGCAAGCGCGTCGGCAAAAAAAACTAAAACGATATATATATCTACCGTTTTTGGCATTGCCATGGTGCTTTCAATGATAGGGCTATTGGGTTTGATATTGGTGGAAGCTAACAACCTGTCGCGATATGTTAAAGAAAATATAGTTTTAAATATTTTTGTTGATGATGCGGCACACGAAACCGATGTACTGCAACTGCAGAAACAGATTGAAGGAAACATAATGGTTAAGCAAACCCAGTACGTAAGTAAAGAACTGGCTGCACGGAACCTGCAAAAAGATTTGGGTGAGGATTTCGTAAAATTTCTGGGTTACAACCCGCTTTCACAATCTTTGGATATCTATCTGAAAGCAGAATATGCAAATAACGCTGATATAGAAAAATTAAAGGCCGAGTTGCTAAAAAATCCATTGATTAAGGAAGTAAAGTACCAGAAGTCGTTGGTTGACCAGATGAACGAGAACATTACCACCATTAGTCTTATCATACTTGTATTTGCAGGCATATTCGTTATTTTATCTGTTGCGCTCATCAATAACACTATCAGGCTTGCTATTTACTCACAACGGTTCCTGATCAAGTCAATGCAGCTTGTAGGCGCAACAAAAGGATTTATCCGTAAGCCCTTTATGCTTTATGGAATCTGGCACGGCCTGTTGGGTGGTTTGATAGCGATCTTAATTTTAATAGGAACACTTTCAGTAGCGTATAAAGAAATTCCGGACCTGATCATCCTCAGGAATTATACAGAATTCGGACTAATCTTTGTTGCTATTATCGGGTTAGGAATCTTTATTTCGGGATTCAGCACCTTTTTGGCAGTTAACAAATTTTTACGGTTAAAAATATACAACCTTTACAGGTAA
- a CDS encoding alpha-ketoacid dehydrogenase subunit alpha/beta, with product MIFDRKNLNSNQLIEFYKKLLWPRLVEEKMLILLRQGRIGKWFSGIGQEAIAIGSTLAMNNDEYILPMHRNLGVFTARDIPLSRLMAQWQGKASGFTKGRDRSFHFGTQEYKIIGMISHLGPQLALADGIALADVLSNRKKATLVFTGEGATSEGDFHEALNIAAVWNLPVIFLIENNGYGLSTPVSEQYNCKYLVDKAIGYGMGGRRIDGNNILEVYHTVSELAASMRENPKPVLLECMTFRMRGHEEASGTKYVPQHLFDTWKEKDPIRNFENYLLSENILRPEWIPQMKKEFFSQIEAEIERVFTEPEIIPDMETEIRDMFKPYSFPTYPLPAAATNMRYIDAISDGLKQSMRKYDNLVIMGQDIAEYGGAFKITQGFVEEFGRQRVRNTPICESGVVGAAMGLAINGHKAVMEMQFADFATVGFNQIVNNLAKTHYRWEQAVDVVIRMPAGAGTGAGPFHSQTNEAWFTKTPGLKVVYPAFPADAKGLLMAAIDDPNPVMYFEHKYLYRSTSGDVPGGDYYVEIGKAKVIKEGTAASIITYGLGVHWAIEYAAKYPELSVEIIDLRSLQPWDKEAVEASAKKTGRALVLQEDTLTSGFGGEIAAHLAEHCFKYLDAPVMRCASLDTAIPMNKALEEQFLAKARLAETMEKLLNY from the coding sequence ATGATTTTCGACCGAAAAAACTTAAATAGTAACCAATTAATTGAGTTTTATAAAAAGTTGCTGTGGCCGCGCCTTGTTGAGGAGAAAATGCTGATCCTTTTGCGGCAGGGGCGCATCGGCAAGTGGTTTTCAGGAATAGGTCAGGAAGCTATAGCCATTGGCAGCACACTGGCCATGAATAACGATGAGTATATTCTGCCAATGCACCGTAACCTCGGCGTATTTACCGCCCGCGATATTCCACTTTCACGGCTGATGGCGCAATGGCAGGGCAAGGCATCCGGCTTTACAAAGGGGCGCGACCGTTCATTCCACTTCGGCACACAGGAATACAAGATCATCGGCATGATCTCGCACTTAGGTCCACAACTCGCCCTTGCAGACGGGATTGCCCTTGCAGACGTATTGAGCAATCGCAAAAAGGCAACTCTTGTATTTACCGGCGAGGGAGCAACCAGTGAAGGTGATTTTCATGAAGCACTGAACATAGCGGCGGTGTGGAACCTGCCTGTTATTTTTTTGATTGAAAATAACGGTTACGGTCTTTCTACCCCTGTTAGTGAACAATACAACTGCAAATATCTGGTTGATAAAGCGATAGGTTACGGCATGGGAGGCCGCCGTATTGACGGTAATAACATCCTGGAGGTTTACCATACGGTGAGTGAGTTGGCAGCCAGCATGCGCGAAAATCCCAAACCCGTTCTGCTGGAATGTATGACCTTCCGGATGCGCGGGCATGAAGAAGCATCAGGCACCAAGTATGTGCCGCAGCATTTATTCGACACCTGGAAGGAAAAAGATCCAATCCGCAATTTTGAAAATTACTTACTGAGCGAAAATATCCTGCGGCCTGAATGGATCCCGCAGATGAAAAAAGAATTCTTTAGCCAGATAGAGGCCGAAATTGAGCGGGTATTTACTGAGCCCGAAATTATCCCCGATATGGAAACGGAAATAAGGGATATGTTTAAGCCATATAGTTTTCCAACCTATCCATTACCCGCCGCGGCAACCAATATGCGTTATATAGATGCCATCAGCGACGGATTAAAACAAAGTATGCGTAAGTACGATAACCTGGTAATCATGGGGCAGGATATTGCCGAATACGGTGGTGCATTTAAAATTACGCAAGGCTTTGTTGAGGAATTTGGGAGGCAAAGGGTACGGAATACACCTATTTGCGAGTCGGGCGTGGTTGGCGCAGCAATGGGATTAGCTATAAACGGGCATAAGGCCGTTATGGAAATGCAATTTGCTGATTTTGCCACCGTTGGCTTTAACCAGATAGTGAATAACCTGGCGAAAACGCACTACCGTTGGGAGCAGGCGGTTGATGTGGTGATCCGCATGCCGGCTGGTGCCGGAACAGGTGCCGGACCATTTCATTCGCAAACCAATGAAGCCTGGTTCACCAAAACGCCCGGATTAAAAGTTGTTTACCCGGCTTTTCCCGCCGATGCCAAAGGCCTGCTGATGGCCGCTATTGACGACCCTAACCCCGTAATGTATTTTGAGCACAAATACTTATACCGCAGCACCAGCGGTGATGTGCCTGGCGGAGACTACTACGTTGAGATAGGTAAAGCCAAAGTAATAAAAGAGGGCACTGCAGCCAGCATTATTACATATGGGCTTGGCGTTCACTGGGCTATTGAATATGCAGCAAAATACCCGGAATTATCCGTAGAAATTATTGACCTGCGCAGCCTGCAGCCATGGGACAAAGAAGCTGTTGAAGCCAGCGCAAAAAAAACCGGCAGGGCACTGGTACTGCAGGAAGACACCCTTACCAGCGGCTTTGGCGGCGAGATAGCGGCCCACCTGGCCGAGCATTGTTTTAAATACCTGGATGCTCCGGTAATGCGCTGCGCCAGCCTGGATACCGCCATCCCCATGAACAAAGCGCTCGAAGAGCAGTTTTTAGCGAAGGCAAGGTTAGCAGAAACAATGGAAAAGCTGTTGAATTATTAA
- a CDS encoding DUF4198 domain-containing protein, with the protein MMKRKPLLLIILAAAIGLATTTHDFFLLPELFFMHKGDKLNLHLLSGEAFTKEAEIGYQPAKTTRFMLHNGSKKIDLTRAAKDSAAPVLNYEILNSGQSLIEMTRGYEFSFTSRDAYAEFLNSQGLDKMAEKVKSGNQFRVREKYTRYLKTLVSVDNHDGNAYGKVLNEDYEIILKENPYNKKYGDDMVGLLKFKGKPAPAAAVTLYVKTTTGNVYTQNLTTSTDGEVTFNLSREGVYLLRSVRIEQTKDKDADYESWWTSYTFPFSSSEDLPNTYKEFGFGNKH; encoded by the coding sequence ATGATGAAACGTAAACCACTTTTGCTTATAATACTTGCGGCTGCTATTGGATTAGCCACTACCACACACGATTTTTTCCTGCTGCCTGAATTGTTCTTTATGCATAAGGGCGATAAGCTTAACCTGCATTTATTAAGCGGTGAAGCATTTACCAAAGAGGCCGAGATTGGTTATCAGCCGGCCAAAACCACGCGGTTTATGTTGCATAACGGTTCTAAAAAAATTGATCTAACCAGGGCGGCAAAAGACAGCGCAGCACCGGTATTGAACTACGAGATCTTAAACAGCGGGCAGTCTTTGATCGAAATGACACGGGGCTACGAGTTTAGCTTTACCTCGCGCGATGCTTATGCCGAATTTTTGAACAGTCAGGGTTTGGATAAAATGGCCGAAAAGGTAAAAAGCGGCAACCAGTTTAGGGTTAGGGAAAAATATACCCGCTATTTAAAAACTCTGGTATCGGTAGATAATCATGATGGCAACGCCTATGGAAAGGTACTTAATGAGGATTACGAAATTATTTTAAAGGAGAATCCTTACAATAAGAAATATGGCGATGACATGGTGGGTTTGCTGAAGTTTAAAGGAAAGCCCGCACCCGCGGCTGCTGTAACCTTATATGTTAAGACTACAACAGGTAACGTGTACACACAAAACCTTACCACCAGTACGGATGGCGAAGTAACCTTTAACCTGAGCCGCGAGGGAGTTTACCTGCTGCGCAGCGTAAGAATTGAGCAAACTAAAGATAAGGATGCCGATTATGAAAGCTGGTGGACTTCTTACACATTCCCCTTCAGCAGCTCAGAAGATCTGCCCAATACTTATAAAGAGTTTGGATTTGGAAACAAGCATTAA
- a CDS encoding LutB/LldF family L-lactate oxidation iron-sulfur protein, producing the protein MGSTAEEFLVTSEDKAFDMDHRRIINYNIGKYDAAVDRGLARIINLENTKRKAHVVKWKVIENLDKILPEFEANFQKRGGKVIWANDAEEANREILNIIKKAGAKTVVKSKSMVTEEIQMNEFLEQNHIESLETDLGEYIVQLLGQKPYHIVTPAMHLSKEDIAKLFHEKFGTPLDFTPEQLTQKARELLRDKYVQADIGITGANFLIADTGSIAITENEGNARLSTSFPKIHIAVVGIEKIIPSIMDLDLFWPMLATHGTGQNLTVYNTILSGPRHGEETDGPEEMYVILLDNGRTNLLAQKDQRQALYCIRCGACLNACPVYKNIGGHTYETTYSGPIGSIITPHMAGMDEFKHLSYASSLCGKCTEVCPVKIDIHKMLLLNRRDAVNEQLITTKEKWGWALWKKGMLSRKLTDYLSGKTKNLMLRMFFKKTWGHFKEMPKVADKSFSQQYQEKNGFGD; encoded by the coding sequence ATGGGAAGCACTGCGGAAGAATTTTTGGTTACCTCGGAAGATAAGGCTTTTGATATGGATCACCGTCGTATTATCAATTACAACATTGGTAAGTACGATGCGGCTGTGGACCGGGGGTTAGCGAGGATCATTAACCTGGAGAATACCAAGCGCAAGGCACATGTGGTGAAGTGGAAAGTGATAGAGAACCTGGATAAAATATTACCGGAGTTTGAAGCCAATTTTCAAAAACGCGGCGGTAAAGTGATCTGGGCAAATGATGCCGAAGAAGCCAACCGCGAGATCCTGAACATTATAAAAAAAGCCGGTGCCAAAACTGTTGTAAAATCAAAATCAATGGTTACGGAAGAAATTCAGATGAATGAATTCCTGGAGCAAAACCATATTGAATCATTAGAAACAGACCTGGGCGAGTATATAGTGCAATTGTTAGGGCAAAAGCCGTATCATATTGTTACGCCGGCCATGCACCTGTCCAAAGAAGATATTGCAAAGCTGTTTCATGAAAAATTTGGAACACCGCTTGATTTTACACCCGAGCAGCTTACTCAGAAAGCCCGTGAATTATTGAGAGACAAATACGTGCAGGCTGATATTGGCATAACAGGTGCAAATTTTTTAATTGCGGATACCGGGAGCATTGCCATAACCGAAAATGAAGGCAACGCACGATTAAGTACCTCCTTTCCCAAAATACATATCGCAGTGGTGGGAATAGAAAAGATCATCCCTTCTATCATGGATCTTGACCTGTTTTGGCCGATGCTTGCCACGCATGGAACCGGGCAAAACTTAACGGTTTACAATACCATTTTAAGCGGCCCCCGCCATGGTGAAGAAACCGACGGCCCCGAAGAAATGTACGTGATTTTGCTGGATAACGGGCGTACCAACCTGCTCGCACAAAAAGACCAGCGCCAGGCCCTGTACTGCATTCGCTGTGGTGCCTGCCTGAACGCCTGCCCGGTTTATAAGAATATTGGCGGCCACACTTACGAAACTACCTATAGTGGCCCTATTGGCTCCATTATTACGCCTCATATGGCCGGGATGGATGAATTTAAGCACCTGAGTTATGCATCGAGCTTATGCGGAAAATGCACCGAAGTATGCCCGGTTAAGATAGATATCCATAAAATGCTGTTGCTTAACCGCCGGGATGCGGTAAATGAGCAATTGATAACCACAAAAGAAAAATGGGGCTGGGCGCTTTGGAAAAAAGGGATGCTTAGCCGCAAGCTCACCGATTATTTAAGCGGCAAAACAAAAAATTTGATGCTCCGCATGTTCTTCAAAAAGACCTGGGGACATTTTAAAGAAATGCCGAAAGTAGCTGATAAATCATTTAGCCAGCAGTACCAGGAGAAAAACGGTTTTGGCGATTAA
- a CDS encoding M28 family peptidase — MNKLLLTLASIGLVTGACAQQNPTAMKYAPIINADLAKQHLSIIASDAFEGRETGKPGADKAAHYIADEFKSLGLQPIVNGNSYFLDIPLVENAFKVSSFTVNGKSFASGTDFYANGSAPAKNLFTGEFVFIGYGIESDNYDDLKGVDITGKIVLYINDGEPMNNGISKITGTDKKSEWTTVRSKRLKFLRSKNPLLILAVGPNVADILKRFGGQIGAGQLSIKKDGPVETSAIAYNITPEVANQLLKNSGKTYTELKASIDATGKPQTQTISANISTSYANESKNVKAVDVLGYLPGSDPKLKDEVLVISAHYDHIGMLPEGAKDRVNNGADDDGSGTTSIMEIARAFSKAKKDGHGPRRSILFLGNVGEEKGLLGSEYYTDHPVIPLANTIADLNIDMVGRVGFDYIGKPDSANYVYVIGSSMLSTDLHKVGEKANNAYTKLKLDYKYDDLNDPNHFYERSDHYNFAKHGVPIIFYFNGVHADYHQPGDEVSKINFPLLAKRAQLVFYTAWDLVNADTRPVVDAKK, encoded by the coding sequence ATGAACAAATTATTACTAACATTAGCCTCAATTGGCCTGGTAACTGGGGCTTGCGCGCAGCAAAACCCAACCGCCATGAAATATGCGCCGATTATTAATGCCGATCTGGCCAAACAGCATTTAAGCATCATTGCTTCGGATGCCTTTGAGGGCCGCGAAACCGGCAAACCCGGAGCCGACAAAGCGGCCCATTATATTGCCGATGAGTTTAAATCATTAGGCCTCCAGCCTATTGTGAACGGCAACTCTTATTTTTTAGACATTCCGTTAGTCGAGAATGCATTTAAGGTGAGTAGCTTTACCGTAAACGGAAAATCATTTGCAAGCGGAACAGATTTTTACGCAAACGGATCTGCGCCCGCTAAAAATTTATTTACAGGTGAATTCGTTTTTATCGGCTATGGCATTGAATCTGATAATTACGACGATTTAAAAGGCGTTGACATAACCGGCAAAATTGTACTGTATATTAATGATGGCGAGCCAATGAACAATGGCATATCAAAAATTACAGGCACCGATAAAAAATCAGAGTGGACTACAGTCCGTTCAAAACGCCTTAAATTCTTAAGAAGTAAAAACCCGTTGCTAATACTGGCGGTAGGTCCAAACGTTGCTGATATTTTGAAAAGATTTGGCGGGCAAATAGGTGCCGGGCAATTATCTATTAAAAAAGACGGTCCTGTTGAAACCTCTGCTATTGCCTATAATATAACCCCTGAGGTAGCAAATCAATTACTTAAAAACTCAGGCAAAACGTATACAGAGTTAAAAGCATCCATTGATGCTACCGGCAAGCCGCAGACACAAACTATAAGTGCTAACATTTCAACGTCATACGCTAACGAAAGTAAAAATGTAAAAGCAGTTGACGTTTTAGGTTACCTTCCGGGCAGCGACCCTAAACTTAAAGACGAAGTCCTGGTTATATCTGCTCATTATGATCATATCGGCATGTTACCTGAAGGCGCCAAAGACCGCGTAAATAATGGCGCTGACGATGACGGATCAGGAACAACCAGCATCATGGAAATTGCTCGTGCATTTTCAAAAGCAAAAAAAGACGGACACGGCCCGCGCCGCAGTATCTTGTTTTTAGGGAATGTAGGCGAAGAAAAAGGCTTGCTTGGGTCTGAGTATTATACCGATCATCCGGTTATTCCTTTGGCAAATACCATCGCCGATTTAAATATTGATATGGTTGGCCGTGTTGGGTTTGACTATATAGGCAAGCCTGATTCTGCAAATTACGTTTATGTAATTGGCTCATCAATGTTAAGCACCGATTTGCACAAGGTTGGGGAGAAAGCAAACAACGCCTATACTAAACTAAAATTAGACTATAAATATGACGATCTGAATGACCCTAATCACTTCTACGAGCGTTCAGATCATTACAATTTCGCCAAACATGGTGTTCCTATCATCTTTTACTTTAACGGCGTACATGCTGATTACCACCAGCCCGGCGATGAAGTAAGCAAGATAAATTTTCCCCTGTTAGCCAAACGTGCCCAGTTAGTATTTTATACTGCATGGGACTTGGTGAATGCTGATACCCGCCCCGTGGTTGACGCAAAGAAATAG